One genomic region from Leptospiraceae bacterium encodes:
- a CDS encoding caspase family protein — protein MKKITLLYILFSFLKLFSRPVEYKEFQKLQDKIQKLEKEIEILKKKPPPESLPSKETAEGYKTTKTEEENPGLVPEEKRPPGNYALKSKGLKVMSEAKIEELKGNAGKRFAIVIGINDYQDAGISDLSKARNDAIVMAEVLKTKGQFDEVYLMTDAVDPKGKDKNLYPTRLNIEEKLDSVLRFATEEDMVLFFFSGHGISDMDEKGYLVTVDTVSDKQYNSSLKVESIVQRFKEKRLKKTLLILDACRNKVYESKSTTQNPLRQEKFKAAEVSATFYSTKAGYFSYEDPNFDFGVFTRYLVYGLEGKADENNDGVVAFRELQGYVQEEVDKWSRDNNKQQKPYVKIYNEVYKDLALSIASKAPETGESLADKKVIKPDRNPYILRSAIFPGFGHRLCEKSRY, from the coding sequence ATGAAAAAAATTACCCTGCTCTATATCCTATTCTCCTTTTTAAAACTCTTTTCCCGCCCGGTTGAATATAAAGAGTTTCAAAAACTTCAGGACAAAATCCAAAAACTCGAAAAAGAAATCGAGATTCTCAAGAAAAAGCCTCCTCCCGAATCCCTTCCTTCGAAAGAAACAGCGGAGGGATATAAAACTACAAAAACAGAAGAAGAGAACCCCGGTCTTGTCCCGGAAGAAAAGCGTCCTCCCGGCAACTATGCTTTAAAGTCCAAGGGCTTAAAAGTCATGAGTGAAGCAAAGATCGAAGAGCTGAAAGGCAATGCGGGAAAGCGTTTTGCCATCGTGATAGGAATCAATGATTATCAGGATGCGGGGATTAGCGATCTAAGCAAGGCCAGAAACGATGCCATTGTAATGGCGGAAGTTTTAAAAACCAAGGGGCAGTTTGATGAGGTTTACCTGATGACCGATGCAGTAGACCCCAAAGGTAAGGATAAAAACCTCTACCCCACCCGCTTAAACATAGAAGAAAAACTCGATAGTGTGCTTCGCTTTGCAACAGAAGAAGACATGGTGCTTTTCTTTTTTTCCGGTCACGGGATTTCAGATATGGATGAAAAGGGCTACCTGGTTACGGTAGATACTGTTTCAGATAAGCAGTATAATTCTTCCTTAAAAGTCGAATCTATCGTGCAAAGGTTTAAGGAAAAAAGGCTGAAAAAGACTCTTCTTATTCTGGATGCCTGCCGGAATAAAGTATATGAAAGTAAAAGCACAACACAGAATCCCTTAAGGCAGGAAAAATTTAAGGCAGCCGAAGTATCCGCCACCTTTTACTCCACCAAAGCAGGTTACTTCTCTTATGAAGATCCGAACTTTGATTTCGGAGTCTTTACCCGCTACCTCGTTTACGGACTGGAAGGAAAAGCCGATGAAAACAACGACGGTGTGGTGGCATTTCGAGAACTCCAGGGCTATGTTCAGGAGGAAGTGGATAAGTGGTCGAGAGATAATAATAAACAACAGAAGCCCTATGTAAAAATTTATAACGAAGTTTACAAAGACCTCGCTTTGAGCATTGCATCTAAAGCACCGGAAACAGGGGAAAGTCTTGCGGATAAGAAAGTCATCAAGCCGGACCGGAATCCCTATATCCTTCGTTCAGCTATCTTTCCCGGCTTCGGTCACAGACTGTGTGAAAAGTCTCGTTATTGA